The genomic window GACCGGCGTGCTCCAGCCCACGGAAGGCCGCATCGTGCTCGAGAGTGAGGACATCACGCATCTGGCACCGCACCAGCGTGTGCGCCGTGGCATGGTGCGCACCTTCCAGATCAACCAGCTGTTTGACAGCATGAGCCCGATGCAAACACTAGCCATGGTGGTCAGCCAGCACAAGGGGCTGGGCGGCAAGTGGTGGCAAGCGTTGGGGGCAGACCGCAGCGTGGTGGAGCGGTGCGAGCAGCTGCTCGAGCAGTTCCACCTCAGCAGCGTCATGCACCAGGAAACCCGGGTGCTGGCCTACGGCAAGCGCCGCTTGCTGGAGATTGCGATTGCGCTGGCCTGCGAGCCGCGCGTGCTCTTGCTCGACGAGCCTGTGGCCGGTGTGCCTGCCGGCGAGCGCGAAGAGCTGCTGCAAACCGTGGCAGCCCTGCCGGCGGATGTGTCCATCCTTTTGATTGAACATGACATGGATCTGGTCTTCAGCTTTGCAAATCGCATGACGGTGCTGGTCAATGGCACCATGCTCACCGAGGGCAACCCCGAAGAAATTGCCAATGACCCGCAGGTCAAGGCGGTGTACCTCGGCCACGCCGAAGGCGAAGGAGCCCACGCATGACCGAGCTGCTCAAAGTAGAAAACCTGTCTGCCGGCTACGGCGAGGCGGTGGTGTTGCACGGCGTGTCAGTGTCCATCTTTGAGGGCGAAACACTGGCGCTGCTGGGCCGCAATGGCACCGGCAAAACCACGTTCATGAACACCTTGGCTGGCGCCACCCGGCAGCACGGCGGCACCATGCGCTTAGGCGGGGCCGAACTTCACAAAATGCCCCAGCACGAGCGGGCAGCGGCCGGTATCGGCTGGGTGCCGCAAGAGCGCAATATCTTCAAGTCGCTTACGGTGGATGAAAACCTGACCGCGGTGGCTCGCCCGGCCCGTGCCGGCCGCAAGGCCGCGATGTGGACCCCCGAGCGCGTGTACGAGCTATTTCCCCGTCTGGCCGAGCGCAAGACCAACCTGGGCACCCAGCTCTCCGGTGGCGAGCAGCAAATGCTGGCCGTGGGCCGCGCGCTGGTGCTCAACCCCACGCTTCTGCTGCTGGATGAGCCGTGCGAAGGCCTGGCCCCCATCATCGTGCAGGAGTTGTTACGTGCCATTCGCCGCATTACCCGCGAAGAGGGCCTCTCTGCCATCATCGTGGAGCAGCACCCGCAAGCGATTCTGGCCATCAGCGACACCGCGGCGGTGCTGGACCGTGGCACCGTCGTGCACAGCGGCACCGCCCAGAGTTTGCGGGAGCAACCCGAGCTGTTGGATAAGTTGTTGGGTGTGGCCCGCTAGAGACTTGTTTGCTATTAAAAACAGAGCTGCTCGCGCATATCCTGTATGGGATAGTGGCTCTTTTTGTATAAAAAGGTGGCAGTTATGAATCATTTCACTCGCCGCAGCGCTCTCGCTGCCATGGCTCTGTCCACACTTGTCGCTGCATTGCCCGCATCAGCAGACACTTTCCCCAGCAAACCGATCCGCATCGTGGTGCCCTTTGGTGCCGGCGGTGTGGCTGATCTGACAGCCCGCACCGTGGCGCAAAAGCTCTCCGAGTCGTTGGGTCAGCCGGTCATCATCGACAACAAGCCGGGCGCCGGTGGTGTAGGTGCGGGCGAGGCGGTGGCCAAGGCGGAGCCCGATGGCCACACGCTGCTGCTCATGTCCAACGGCACCGCAGTCAGCGCGGGCCTGTTCAAAACACTGCCATTCGATGCCCAGCGCGACTTTGCGCCCGTGTCCACCTTGGGTTTCTTTGACCTCGCGGTGCTGGCCTCGGCCAACGCGCCTTTCAAGAACCTGGGCGAGCTCATGGCCTTTGCCAAGGCCAACCCCGGCAAGCTCAACGTGGGGACCATCAACATCGGCAGCACCCAGCACTTGGCGGCTGAGCTATTCAAGTCGCGCACCGGGCTGGACTTTTTGATCGTGCCTTTCAACGGCACGCCTGCACTCACTACCGCCCTGCGTGGCTCTCAGGTGGATGTAGCCATCGAAATCCTCGGGCCCATGATGGGCCAAGTCAATTCCAAGGCGGTGCGCCCGCTGGCCATTCTGGGTGACGAGCGCGCTGCGCAGGTGCCCGATGTGCCCACCGTCATGCAAAGCGGCGTGGCCAACTTCGATGTGTCGTCTTGGAACGCGTTGGCGGCTCCCGCCAAAACGCCCAAAGACGTGATCGCCCGCCTCAACAAAGAGGTGCAAGCCGCCTTGGCTAACCCCGATGTGAAGAAAAAGCTGTTTGAGCTGAATGTGTCTGCCCGTGGCTCTACCCCCGAAAAGTTGGGCGAGTTGCTGGGTAGCGAGATCAAGCGCTGGGGCGAGGTGATCACCAAGTCGGGTGTGCCGCGCCTGTAAGTTTTGCTATTATTTCAGGAGCTGCTGACGCATATTCTGTATGGGCTGGAAGGGTATTTGATGATGATAGCGACCAGTTTCTTACTCGCTGCTCCCTCCACTGACAGGTTCTGATGCTCGATATCTTGGCCATCACCGGCCCCATTTACCTGTGCATTACCATGGGCTACCTCTGCACCCGCATGGGGGTGTTCAGCAAACCTGA from Rhodoferax potami includes these protein-coding regions:
- a CDS encoding Bug family tripartite tricarboxylate transporter substrate binding protein, which gives rise to MNHFTRRSALAAMALSTLVAALPASADTFPSKPIRIVVPFGAGGVADLTARTVAQKLSESLGQPVIIDNKPGAGGVGAGEAVAKAEPDGHTLLLMSNGTAVSAGLFKTLPFDAQRDFAPVSTLGFFDLAVLASANAPFKNLGELMAFAKANPGKLNVGTINIGSTQHLAAELFKSRTGLDFLIVPFNGTPALTTALRGSQVDVAIEILGPMMGQVNSKAVRPLAILGDERAAQVPDVPTVMQSGVANFDVSSWNALAAPAKTPKDVIARLNKEVQAALANPDVKKKLFELNVSARGSTPEKLGELLGSEIKRWGEVITKSGVPRL
- a CDS encoding ABC transporter ATP-binding protein encodes the protein MTELLKVENLSAGYGEAVVLHGVSVSIFEGETLALLGRNGTGKTTFMNTLAGATRQHGGTMRLGGAELHKMPQHERAAAGIGWVPQERNIFKSLTVDENLTAVARPARAGRKAAMWTPERVYELFPRLAERKTNLGTQLSGGEQQMLAVGRALVLNPTLLLLDEPCEGLAPIIVQELLRAIRRITREEGLSAIIVEQHPQAILAISDTAAVLDRGTVVHSGTAQSLREQPELLDKLLGVAR
- a CDS encoding ABC transporter ATP-binding protein produces the protein MSATSSSMNSNTVLSAQGLVMKFGGITATNNVTLNLQKGARHALIGPNGAGKTTLINLLTGVLQPTEGRIVLESEDITHLAPHQRVRRGMVRTFQINQLFDSMSPMQTLAMVVSQHKGLGGKWWQALGADRSVVERCEQLLEQFHLSSVMHQETRVLAYGKRRLLEIAIALACEPRVLLLDEPVAGVPAGEREELLQTVAALPADVSILLIEHDMDLVFSFANRMTVLVNGTMLTEGNPEEIANDPQVKAVYLGHAEGEGAHA